A section of the Drosophila subobscura isolate 14011-0131.10 chromosome A, UCBerk_Dsub_1.0, whole genome shotgun sequence genome encodes:
- the LOC117903467 gene encoding uncharacterized protein LOC117903467, with the protein MDEIGGEEHLKQKHMGKPTADIENSCPEKADLDQELIETEKENHEEENPEKDLLIRNGRLGILELINENEVTLNSATSFLHNLLEQTQGTAPDHAQFFLKEILEEQKTNSDQEDDLIEAMPMGEDDATKKWIKEYKEKNPMTILSDEDLDHLANGESIFLEMTHDQMQQYNAEQDLRLEMYLFLCNGFVNGLLMAVGCLMVGTTLDYLFR; encoded by the coding sequence ATGGATGAGATTGGTGGGGAAGAGCATCTAAAGCAAAAGCATATGGGAAAGCCAACTGCTGATATAGAAAACAGTTGCCCAGAGAAGGCTGACCTCGATCAAGAACTGATTGAGACTGAGAAGGAGAACCATGAGGAGGAAAACCCCGAAAAAGATTTATTGATTCGCAATGGGAGGCTCGGCATTCTGGAATTGATCAACGAAAATGAGGTAACTTTGAACTCGGCGACCTCTTTCCTACATAACTTGCTTGAACAGACACAGGGAACTGCGCCGGACCATGCACAATTTTTCCTAAAAGAGATACTCGAAGAGCAGAAAACCAACTCGGACCAAGAAGATGACTTAATCGAGGCGATGCCAATGGGAGAAGACGACGCCACAAAAAAGTGGATTAAAGAGTACAAAGAAAAGAATCCGATGACCATCTTGAGCGATGAGGATTTGGACCATTTGGCCAACGGAGAGTCCATTTTTCTGGAGATGACACACGACCAGATGCAGCAATACAACGCCGAGCAAGACCTTAGATTGGAAATGTACCTATTTCTGTGCAACGGCTTTGTCAATGGTCTCTTAATGGCAGTTGGTTGCCTCATGGTCGGCACCACTCTAGATTATTTGTTTCGTTAG